Within the Miscanthus floridulus cultivar M001 chromosome 2, ASM1932011v1, whole genome shotgun sequence genome, the region gcaagcttcggttcataacctctattttataattcaccgtatatatgtgttgtgcatttacgttacatgaattttatgaaaaccacatgcatagatacacATGTCCTAAGGGTCTTACTAGcgcaggttcgagtagatgctatgcttaggtcatcggtagcgtgagtaacctgtcgtttctcacaataggggattattattactcataataaaatgatcaaagaaaaaatagagacagggcagggatatggtatgggtattggtgggtgtaacaagttgtgtcccgcgaccaacgggacttagcttggttacactgttttccctgtttgtgtcgattaaggaccgtccattgttgcagatggtagtcaggtcacagacttattatcctgagcacatacttgcttatgtgagcgggaaggctcgttacgctcttgtcgtgggttccggcgttttccgaaccgactgattgaaggcgggaaaaggtgaaggtctaagcaccatagtgAGACCGAGTCTCAAgtttgggggcttggagtccaaatttgaacggggacctagatcccgtgacaggagtggaatgtgtTAGTCTTGTTTATGgctagggtacaaacggggcgtgtaTTTCAGAGTACCCAGCtatgatacattggttcgcgaatcgccgtttctgtgagacggtacgacttggttatggtctagcaccgtaataagaactggaagataaaagatggtgaaatggttctgattgcttaacccttgcttgaaagtagaacaggtgcttacctagaatggttagctaataaagtaatTATGACTGTTAATTAaaaggacgtacttctagtaatgcttttcgcaaacaaaaaaaaCAGTAAATACAtgttgcctatcatatccttgagagtcaggaaactattcccactagtcgggtaagtcttgcgagtacattgtgtactcagggtttattttacccctgttgcaggtgcagcttaaggagtagctcttgtgtggaggattcttctggtgggcaaaGACGAATCAttgtatcatttccgctagatgtttattttcattccgctgtttaattatcgcactctgaactggTATTGTAacaaataattttcaagaactcttgttgtataaaatggactaagtattgtaagctcgtactcattattggattctggatataaaacgtggattgtttcgagttctcccttggggtgtgctcgacgtaactgttcgatgtagctcactttcgaggtgcttagtgtctagtggaagacgagcgcctctgaaagcgtgttatttcgggcggttctgccacagcagcctccgcctccgccgcttgGGCCGCCGCAGCCGCGACCACGGCGTCCTCGATGGCCCGCGCTGCTGCCAGCTTGGCGGCAGCCAGCCTGCGCCCGAGCAGCCACCGCCGCACGCTCCTCTGCCTCCCGCCCGCGCCGTTCCGCCACATCTAGCGCGGCCGCAGCTAGGGACAGCCTACTCCGCCCGCTGGAGGTGGTGGAGCCATGGGAAGAGTGGAAAGAATGATTGGACCGGTTGGACATGGCTACGGATTGAGGATTGGTAAAGGGGAAAAAGCCAGGTAAAACTAGGCTGCGATACCATTTGTTGGACACAAATCACAGGTTTGGGGCTAGATTTCCATTTCATTAGCCTTACCACAAACCATGtcaggttggggatacatataggGCTGCATACTTGGTCCTTAAGAAAGGATTACAGCATATCCTAGAGATGCTAAAGCAAGATAGGATAAAGTAGATGCTAAAGCAAGATAAGATAAGGGCTGACACAGCCACCAACTACTCTAGATAAATATCCTAAGTAGATAAGCACAAGACTTATAGCTGTCATTAGCTGTCACGGCAAAGGTGGACGCGACGCACTACCAGAGCATCGTCAGCGGGCTGCGCTATCTGACTCATACTCAGCCGAACATCAGTCAGGTATGTCAGTCAGTTCATGGAGGATCCTCGCGAGGATCATAAGAATGCGGTGAAGCGGGTGCTGCACTACGTCAgggggacggtggatcaagggatcgTCATCCCCAAGTCCGGTGGCGGAGGTGGGCTGCAACTCACAATCTTCAGCAAAGCACTTCCCAAGACCGACGACAAAGGTGGGCTGCAGCTCACAGTCTTccgcgatgcagacatggcgggcgacattgATGGGCAGCAGAGCACCTCTGGTGTGCTCATCTTCCTTGGATCGGCCCCAATTGCATGGCAGACGCTGAAGCAGAAGATCGTGACACTGTCAACATGTGAGGCGGAATATGTTCCAGCAGCCACGGCGGCGTGCCAAGCGGTTTGGTTGCACCAGCTGCTAGGCGAGCTAACCGGCGAGGAAGCTTGTCGGCCAGCCCTGATGGTGGACAattagcccgccatcgccctcgccaagAACCCTATCATCCAGTTCCATTTTCTTCGAGACTGCATCGAaggacagatcgtcatcgagttcgtcgagacCGGCCGACAgctcgctgacatcctcaccaagtcacttgGACGACTTCGGTTCTCGGAGCTGAAGAAAAAGATTGGCTTGGTTGAGGTCAAGGCATCGgattagcagcaggattagaggaagaattgtaagacataatctgctgctacTGCAAGCAATTGCAGACAAAGTTCCTTGCTACTGCAGTGCAATTTCCTTGCAGCTGCAGTACAATTTCCTAGCAAGGCTTAGCAACCAAGTAGGACTGTACAGTAGACTAGACTTGACTGCTACAGCAGTCAACCTTCTCTTAGGTAATTTCTAGGAAAGCCACTAGGGCTGTTTTCTCTAGTCTCTAtcagctataaatagaaggtaaAGGCACCAGCCTGCAACAGTTCAGCTGCATCACACATTTAAAATTCAGAGCTGCTAGTGCTTTGtgtgtgttggggggggggggggggggggggggtgttgctCTTTCTTCTTCTGCCTCCAGCCAAAGGTGTTGTGTGGGTGCCTGGTGAGCTCGATGCTCACCTGTGGGGAAAGATCGAGGGCCAACACTTTGCATATCCTTCGATTTCAAAATGTGCATACGATGATTAAAATCTAACAAGGACATCCTGTTTGGCAAGTTCATACCTAGAGTTCCCAACACATCAAGGAACTCACAATGAAACAAAATGTAGCCATTAGCAGACATTTAGCGTTCAGAAGATTTCAATATAGAAGTTCCACAATAATTTTACTCAACTTGACAGGCTCAAAACAGAATTAGTAATCTTCTaatatattcaaaactttttgtagAAATTTGCATGCTTGTTTGGTTACAATGCAAGCTTCAAAGTTCAAACCAAGAGAAAATAATTCCCAAATAAATGTCACTAAAATATTGCTCTTCTAGAAAGCAAGATGGGGAGAGAAGTGAGTATAGCAATAATATCTCAAAAGATTACTCAAACACAACTCCAACAGTTCACTACAATAAAGGGATTAAGCAAATATCATCCGGCTCAGCTATATGCATGCATCCAGTATTGATTGCACTGTATGTTGTTAAAGCTGTAAGAACAACAACATAATTTGTTGAAGATAAAATTCTAAACAATAGTATTGATAGTTGCACATAGTTGTACCTGGAAAGCTCAAAGCAAGGCCTGTGCAACAACCAGCCATACCCGCATTGATCGCTGCAACAAGGCATTTCATTGATATTCATACTTGCACCTTCATGTGCTAACAAAGTAATAGAACTACAGCAAAGTGCTTACTGTCATCTTTCCCACGCAGTCTTCTTAACAAGCACATGATGAAACTttggacaccagcaagagcagcAAAAGTCTAATAACGAATAAAGAGGTCATATGAGCAATCTTTCGTATGAAAAGATGCTCAATATATCAAAAGTAAACAGTATGATCAATTAACCTTGGCAGAAGATCCAGCAATGCTGAGAGAAGCTTTCGTACCTTGGTTTGTGATCAAACCTTTTCCTGTaacagaaaaaataaaaaaatgaaataaGTAAAATTTAGAGAATAAAATCAAATGTTAAAGAACACTCTGAGATATTCCCCCTTATTGCAATTTGCAGAATACATCATTTGATTGCTACAGTAAACTAATTTCTCTCTACCTCAGACACTAATAGACATGGAAACATTTCTCATTAAATTGTGGAAGATTCAACACAGTTGAACTAAAGGTAAAACATAGGCATGACAAGAGGGTTAGGTGAGGCTATCCTATCAGTTTGTTTGGACAGTTGCCGGAGGTGTGAGCCCTAAGAATTTGTCCAAGCATCACATTGCCTCCCACACTCTCTTTGTATGTAGGTCATGACATTTCAGTATTTAATTTCTTTTGATTTGATGGTATACTCAGAAAAGGTTGTTATGTTTATCCATACTTTCTGGTAAGCAGTTGGCGATTAGTGGTATACGACTAAGGACTCCATTTCGATTGATCCCTACAGAGGATCGAGAGCTCCAGAATGGATCTGGAAGCAAGGTGAACTGACAATGGCAAAGCTCTGTTCCAACAAAGCTGCCTCTTGTAGTGAAAATGTGCATCTTCCATCTTGAGACACTAACTTCATCCCAACAACCTATCCTCAAATTCTGAAACAAGTTAACAACAAACTCAGTTTTTTTTCTGTTTCCTTTTCAATGCTCCTTGAAAAATGTCACGCCGAACATGTTTGGCTACAGTTGGGTTTTCTTTCCCATTTTTGGTAAGAAACATTTGGACACTTCAGTGGTCAGAATAACAAATTTGGAACAGATCCTACACTACATAAAAAGATCAAAGTGAGTCTGACATGACTTTTCCCATGAGGTTATCGCTTAAGGACAAAATTCTATCAAGCCCTCATCTATCCATAATATTAAAGAGCAGAAGGTTTCTTCGTCCTTTGTCACTCACAACTGTCAAATGGAGATCCAATGGACTCAATCCTTTCCCGTGTCCGTACAGGTTAATGTGGTGCGTCAAAGTACAGGACCAAGTCCGATTCTAAAACAAATTGAAATACATAGTATTTCCATGGTCGGCCGCTCACTCCTGTGCTGGTATGAGTTAGAGCACGGTGTTCAGGCATGGTAAAATGTCTGATCTCAAAACGAATTGGAACACGCGATGCGATCATTGATAAATCTCTAAGACTCCCATATCCATACAATTTAGAGCAGTACGTAGTTTGATTCGTAGACATATAAGAACAGATAACACGATCATTGCATAAATCTCTACATTGAAAGTCGTCTAGATAACCACACAGCAAGTTGTACGTTACGTTGCAATGCACAGGAATGTTTGCTAATAATGACTAACTATTCGACTAACTATTTGACTGGAACAGAAACTTCCCCATCAACACAGGCCATCAACAGAAGCCGGAATTTTGGGAACCACAGTCATGCTAATACAACGGAACTAACTAGCCGAGCACCGCGACGAGTGCTCCTAGATTGGAAACGGCAAGGGAGCGAATTGGAACGGCCGAGGAAAGGGAACTAGAGGACACTACCGTATCCGACGAGGGAGCCGACGAAGGCACCGGCGGCTAGGTCCCCGGCGGAGCGGAGAAGGCATACGACCGGCGCGGCGAGCGGCGTTGGCGGCGCCGCGCCGTGCTCGTCCCCGTCCCACTCTCGCCCGCGCCGAGCCGCCATCTTCTCGGTTTGCTTCATTTGCGCCTTTTCCGGTCTTTCCTCTTCCACACTCGTTTTCCCCTTCTTCGTTATCTCAGGTTTAACGCTGTCGTTTAAAGAAAAAAAAACGCTGTCGTTCTGTAAAAAAAAGGGGGTTGAATTCATATACCATTATAATTTCCCAAGTCTGAAGAAAATATCATCACTATTCTGTCTATTTTGAAGTGTAACGTTACAGTTCTTCGTTCCCCACAAGAATGTCATACCATACATCCATACGTATGGAGACGACTTAGGCCCAGCTACAGACGTATAAGACGATGAGTATCTTCGAATGGACTCAAATACCCTCAGCTCCCTATCCATAGCAGACTCTCACCAATCACCGACGCGCGGGCcctacatgtcatcttcttcctcctcttcccatcTTCCCCTTGGTGATGCTCGGTCTTCTTCCCTACCCGCGCGCTATCCCCCTCGAGTCGCGTGGCCTGCCGGCAGCTGCCGCGCCGGTCCCTGACCGTCCCGGCCCCGCCTTCGCCCTAGCCGCCCCGGCTGTGCGAAGGTCACCTCCGGCCGCACCGAGACCTGCCCAGGGCGGTCACGCCTGTCCCTCCCAGGCCGCGCCGGCCACCAGCCATGGCGGCTTCGCCTAGGCCGGCCGCGGAGGCCGCGTCCAAACCACGCTAGCCTCGCCAAGGCCACGCCGAGCCCGCCTAGGCCGAGCACCACTAGCATGTGCGCAAGAGCCGCCACCATTGGTAAGAGAAGGAGAGGTGCATGTCGGGCTTGGTCCACCTGACAGATTACTCATTCATTTTTAAAATAAATCAATGGCTGTTTGTCTGGATACCTAGCCAAAAATTGATTTTTTTGGACAGAATGAATAGGTAAATTAACTCACCTACTCATATGAAGGCCTAAGACATCTGGCCACGATTCAATAAGAGTTACATGTGTTATTTTTTATCCTATAATATGTTCTAAAATTCATATCATGTACTTCCTCTGTTACAAGTTTTAAGAtatttggcttttctagatatattgcttttactatgcatctagatatactacatatctaag harbors:
- the LOC136526683 gene encoding mitochondrial import inner membrane translocase subunit TIM22-3-like, with the protein product MKQTEKMAARRGREWDGDEHGAAPPTPLAAPVVCLLRSAGDLAAGAFVGSLVGYGKGLITNQGTKASLSIAGSSAKTFAALAGVQSFIMCLLRRLRGKDDTINAGMAGCCTGLALSFPGAPQAMFHSCVTFAAFSCIMDGLSKQQAAMALTLDEKSPTFKYQEGGVIPPFTLPPLLDALDPLGSFCETLIKPKH